One window from the genome of Cryptomeria japonica chromosome 6, Sugi_1.0, whole genome shotgun sequence encodes:
- the LOC131073031 gene encoding probable protein phosphatase 2C 60 isoform X3, with amino-acid sequence MGIYLSSPKTEKVSEDGENDRIKYGVSNMQGWRASMEDAHAAVPDFDDGMSFFGVYDGHGGKVVSKFCAKFLHQVVKAENHKKGDICESLQAAFFRMDEMMCGERGWRELAILGDKQNKITGLLDGIMWSPRSSANRSDVNEDDWASEQGSHEDFSGPTSGSTACVAVIQNNKLIVANAGDSRCVLSRKGQAYNLSRDHKPDLENEKERILQAGGFIHAGRVNGSLNLARAIGDMELKQNKNLPPEKQILTACPDINVVELCEDDEFVVLACDGIWDVMSSQQTVDFIHEHIKSENNLSAVCEKVLDRCLAPTTSLGEGCDNMTIIIVQLRNCTETKCND; translated from the exons ATGGGAATATATCTTAGCAGCCCAAAGACAGAAAAGGTGTCAGAAGATGGAGAAAATGATCGGATTAAATATGGCGTGTCAAATATGCAAGGGTGGCGTGCCAGCATGGAAGATGCG CATGCTGCTGTCCCAGATTTTGATGATGGCATGTCTTTCTTTGGTGTTTATGATGGTCATGGAG GTAAAGTTGTGTCTAAGTTTTGTGCCAAGTTTCTACATCAAGTTGTGAaagctgaaaatcataaaaagGGTGATATATGTGAAAGCCTTCAAGCAGCATTTTTCAG GATGGATGAGATGATGTGTGGGGAAAGAGGGTGGAGAGAGTTAGCCATATTAGGAGACAAGCAAAATAAAATCACGGGTTTGTTGGATGGGATCATGTGGTCTCCAAGAAGTTCAGCAAATAGATCTGATGTAAATGAAGATGATTGGGCATCTGAGCAA GGATCCCACGAAGATTTTTCTGGACCAACCTCTGGAAGCACAGCATGTGTTGCAGTTATACAAAACAACAAACTCATTGTGGCAAATGCTGGGGATTCCCGTTGTGTCCTTTCGAGAAAGGGTCAG GCATATAATTTGTCAAGGGATCACAAGCCAGACCTTGAGAATGAAAAGGAGAGGATTCTTCAAGCAGGAGGCTTCATACATGCTGGGCGTGTGAATGGAAGTTTGAATTTGGCAAGGGCAATTG GAGATATGGAATTGAAGCAGAATAAGAACCTACCTCCTGAAAAGCAAATTTTGACTGCTTGTCCAGACATTAATGTT GTGGAACTTTGTGAAGATGATGAATTTGTTGTCCTGGCATGTGATGGGatttg GGATGTCATGTCTAGTCAACAAACTGTCGACTTCATACATGAACACATCAAATCA GAGAATAATCTCTCGGCAGTGTGTGAGAAGGTTCTTGACAGATGTCTTGCTCCAACTACATCTTTAGGGGAAGGTTGCGATAACATGACCATTATCATAGTGCAGCTCAGGAACTGTACTGAAACCAAATGCAATGATTAA
- the LOC131073031 gene encoding probable protein phosphatase 2C 60 isoform X1: MIGQLLDSLCISFVILALVVSSVPPIHVGYLLSWALKIKTQDRLWHSNMGIYLSSPKTEKVSEDGENDRIKYGVSNMQGWRASMEDAHAAVPDFDDGMSFFGVYDGHGGKVVSKFCAKFLHQVVKAENHKKGDICESLQAAFFRMDEMMCGERGWRELAILGDKQNKITGLLDGIMWSPRSSANRSDVNEDDWASEQGSHEDFSGPTSGSTACVAVIQNNKLIVANAGDSRCVLSRKGQAYNLSRDHKPDLENEKERILQAGGFIHAGRVNGSLNLARAIGDMELKQNKNLPPEKQILTACPDINVVELCEDDEFVVLACDGIWDVMSSQQTVDFIHEHIKSENNLSAVCEKVLDRCLAPTTSLGEGCDNMTIIIVQLRNCTETKCND; encoded by the exons GTTGGTTATCTTCTGTCCTGGGCGCTTAAAATTAAGACACAAGATCGTCTTTGGCACTCGAACATGGGAATATATCTTAGCAGCCCAAAGACAGAAAAGGTGTCAGAAGATGGAGAAAATGATCGGATTAAATATGGCGTGTCAAATATGCAAGGGTGGCGTGCCAGCATGGAAGATGCG CATGCTGCTGTCCCAGATTTTGATGATGGCATGTCTTTCTTTGGTGTTTATGATGGTCATGGAG GTAAAGTTGTGTCTAAGTTTTGTGCCAAGTTTCTACATCAAGTTGTGAaagctgaaaatcataaaaagGGTGATATATGTGAAAGCCTTCAAGCAGCATTTTTCAG GATGGATGAGATGATGTGTGGGGAAAGAGGGTGGAGAGAGTTAGCCATATTAGGAGACAAGCAAAATAAAATCACGGGTTTGTTGGATGGGATCATGTGGTCTCCAAGAAGTTCAGCAAATAGATCTGATGTAAATGAAGATGATTGGGCATCTGAGCAA GGATCCCACGAAGATTTTTCTGGACCAACCTCTGGAAGCACAGCATGTGTTGCAGTTATACAAAACAACAAACTCATTGTGGCAAATGCTGGGGATTCCCGTTGTGTCCTTTCGAGAAAGGGTCAG GCATATAATTTGTCAAGGGATCACAAGCCAGACCTTGAGAATGAAAAGGAGAGGATTCTTCAAGCAGGAGGCTTCATACATGCTGGGCGTGTGAATGGAAGTTTGAATTTGGCAAGGGCAATTG GAGATATGGAATTGAAGCAGAATAAGAACCTACCTCCTGAAAAGCAAATTTTGACTGCTTGTCCAGACATTAATGTT GTGGAACTTTGTGAAGATGATGAATTTGTTGTCCTGGCATGTGATGGGatttg GGATGTCATGTCTAGTCAACAAACTGTCGACTTCATACATGAACACATCAAATCA GAGAATAATCTCTCGGCAGTGTGTGAGAAGGTTCTTGACAGATGTCTTGCTCCAACTACATCTTTAGGGGAAGGTTGCGATAACATGACCATTATCATAGTGCAGCTCAGGAACTGTACTGAAACCAAATGCAATGATTAA
- the LOC131073031 gene encoding probable protein phosphatase 2C 60 isoform X2 — MIGQLLDSLCISFVILALVVGYLLSWALKIKTQDRLWHSNMGIYLSSPKTEKVSEDGENDRIKYGVSNMQGWRASMEDAHAAVPDFDDGMSFFGVYDGHGGKVVSKFCAKFLHQVVKAENHKKGDICESLQAAFFRMDEMMCGERGWRELAILGDKQNKITGLLDGIMWSPRSSANRSDVNEDDWASEQGSHEDFSGPTSGSTACVAVIQNNKLIVANAGDSRCVLSRKGQAYNLSRDHKPDLENEKERILQAGGFIHAGRVNGSLNLARAIGDMELKQNKNLPPEKQILTACPDINVVELCEDDEFVVLACDGIWDVMSSQQTVDFIHEHIKSENNLSAVCEKVLDRCLAPTTSLGEGCDNMTIIIVQLRNCTETKCND; from the exons GTTGGTTATCTTCTGTCCTGGGCGCTTAAAATTAAGACACAAGATCGTCTTTGGCACTCGAACATGGGAATATATCTTAGCAGCCCAAAGACAGAAAAGGTGTCAGAAGATGGAGAAAATGATCGGATTAAATATGGCGTGTCAAATATGCAAGGGTGGCGTGCCAGCATGGAAGATGCG CATGCTGCTGTCCCAGATTTTGATGATGGCATGTCTTTCTTTGGTGTTTATGATGGTCATGGAG GTAAAGTTGTGTCTAAGTTTTGTGCCAAGTTTCTACATCAAGTTGTGAaagctgaaaatcataaaaagGGTGATATATGTGAAAGCCTTCAAGCAGCATTTTTCAG GATGGATGAGATGATGTGTGGGGAAAGAGGGTGGAGAGAGTTAGCCATATTAGGAGACAAGCAAAATAAAATCACGGGTTTGTTGGATGGGATCATGTGGTCTCCAAGAAGTTCAGCAAATAGATCTGATGTAAATGAAGATGATTGGGCATCTGAGCAA GGATCCCACGAAGATTTTTCTGGACCAACCTCTGGAAGCACAGCATGTGTTGCAGTTATACAAAACAACAAACTCATTGTGGCAAATGCTGGGGATTCCCGTTGTGTCCTTTCGAGAAAGGGTCAG GCATATAATTTGTCAAGGGATCACAAGCCAGACCTTGAGAATGAAAAGGAGAGGATTCTTCAAGCAGGAGGCTTCATACATGCTGGGCGTGTGAATGGAAGTTTGAATTTGGCAAGGGCAATTG GAGATATGGAATTGAAGCAGAATAAGAACCTACCTCCTGAAAAGCAAATTTTGACTGCTTGTCCAGACATTAATGTT GTGGAACTTTGTGAAGATGATGAATTTGTTGTCCTGGCATGTGATGGGatttg GGATGTCATGTCTAGTCAACAAACTGTCGACTTCATACATGAACACATCAAATCA GAGAATAATCTCTCGGCAGTGTGTGAGAAGGTTCTTGACAGATGTCTTGCTCCAACTACATCTTTAGGGGAAGGTTGCGATAACATGACCATTATCATAGTGCAGCTCAGGAACTGTACTGAAACCAAATGCAATGATTAA